In one window of Halorubrum sp. BV1 DNA:
- a CDS encoding DUF63 family protein yields the protein MTTDGARVGLSPERAWATAVGVVAAVLAVGSAAFPRIVYDRFLWRYFWGPVAADGQGAQCAVRDADGTTLLDSTAACAEAVDAGAVVAFPGYTTVSTVSYVVILLGMLVGVVFLLQRFDIGNELRFFYALFPFMLLGGTLRTVEDAGVAAMDAGVEPLIPFPASALLISPFIYFTVFGVTLGCVVAAYGLAGRGIVDDYARPLFAMGVGALALALGYLSYLAAATDYVDFYPIILVSTLGIATLATLVTWTLATRYEPSVRQGTGFAGILIIWGHAVDGVANVIGLNWMPALTGTPNLVPKHVINSLIVDWTGRLLPDSVVAVTGDAWPFLLVKLAAATFVVWVFNGEMFEESPRYTLMLLITVLAVGLGPGSRDMLRATFGI from the coding sequence ATGACAACGGACGGAGCGCGCGTCGGGCTGTCGCCGGAGCGGGCGTGGGCGACAGCGGTCGGTGTCGTCGCCGCGGTCCTCGCGGTCGGATCGGCTGCGTTCCCGCGAATCGTCTACGACCGATTCCTCTGGCGGTACTTCTGGGGGCCGGTCGCGGCCGACGGACAGGGGGCACAGTGCGCCGTGCGAGACGCCGACGGAACCACCCTTCTCGACAGTACCGCCGCCTGCGCGGAGGCAGTCGACGCCGGTGCGGTCGTCGCCTTCCCGGGATACACCACGGTGTCGACCGTGAGCTACGTCGTGATACTGCTGGGGATGCTGGTCGGCGTCGTGTTCCTGCTCCAGCGGTTCGACATCGGCAACGAGCTGCGCTTTTTCTACGCGCTGTTCCCGTTCATGCTTCTCGGCGGAACGCTCCGGACGGTCGAGGACGCGGGCGTCGCGGCGATGGACGCGGGCGTCGAGCCGCTCATCCCGTTCCCGGCGAGCGCACTCTTGATCAGTCCGTTCATCTACTTCACCGTCTTCGGCGTGACGCTCGGGTGCGTGGTCGCCGCCTACGGGCTCGCCGGGCGCGGGATCGTCGACGACTACGCGCGACCGCTGTTCGCGATGGGCGTCGGCGCGCTCGCGCTCGCGCTCGGTTACCTCTCGTACCTCGCCGCCGCCACTGACTACGTCGACTTTTATCCGATCATCCTCGTCTCGACGCTCGGCATCGCGACGCTTGCGACGCTCGTGACGTGGACGCTCGCGACGCGGTACGAGCCGTCTGTCAGACAGGGTACAGGATTCGCGGGGATCCTCATCATTTGGGGGCATGCGGTCGACGGCGTCGCCAACGTCATCGGCCTCAACTGGATGCCGGCGCTCACGGGAACGCCGAATCTCGTACCGAAACACGTCATAAACTCGCTTATCGTCGACTGGACCGGCCGGCTGCTTCCCGACTCCGTCGTCGCCGTCACCGGCGACGCGTGGCCGTTCCTGCTCGTGAAGCTCGCGGCGGCGACGTTCGTCGTCTGGGTGTTCAACGGCGAGATGTTCGAGGAGTCGCCGCGATACACGCTGATGCTTCTCATCACCGTGCTGGCGGTTGGACTCGGTCCCGGAAGCCGAGACATGCTGCGCGCGACGTTCGGGATCTGA
- a CDS encoding carbonic anhydrase has protein sequence MTDTNDHHHDRVDEAVAERADWARRRREDIPTDESLLVVACMDERIPVAEVLGLELGDAQIYRNAGGKVTDDVIRSAALTTNFFDTDEIIVINHTDCGMMSAPDAAVRDGLEAQAGDLRDVDLDPSLPALNIGDADVIDWVKMTDDIDEACAAQVEYLRQSELIPDSVTVSGYVYEVESGELREPGDRIAAEISERRP, from the coding sequence ATGACAGACACGAACGATCATCACCACGACCGTGTCGACGAGGCGGTGGCCGAGCGCGCCGACTGGGCTCGCCGCCGCCGCGAAGACATCCCGACGGACGAGAGCCTTCTCGTCGTCGCCTGCATGGACGAACGGATACCGGTGGCGGAGGTCCTCGGACTCGAATTAGGCGACGCACAGATATACCGGAACGCCGGCGGGAAAGTCACCGACGACGTCATCCGATCGGCGGCGCTGACGACGAACTTCTTCGATACGGACGAGATAATCGTGATCAACCACACCGACTGCGGGATGATGAGCGCCCCGGACGCGGCCGTCCGAGACGGGCTCGAAGCGCAGGCGGGCGACCTGCGCGACGTCGACCTCGACCCGTCGCTTCCCGCGTTGAACATCGGCGACGCCGACGTCATCGACTGGGTGAAGATGACCGACGACATCGACGAGGCCTGCGCGGCACAGGTCGAGTACCTGCGACAGTCCGAACTCATTCCCGACTCCGTCACCGTCTCGGGGTACGTGTACGAGGTGGAGTCCGGCGAACTCCGCGAGCCCGGTGACCGGATCGCAGCCGAGATCAGCGAACGACGGCCGTAG
- the coaBC gene encoding bifunctional phosphopantothenoylcysteine decarboxylase/phosphopantothenate--cysteine ligase CoaBC, which produces MLAGVNVALGVSGSIAAVKVVELAHELRRQGASVRAVMSPAATNIVHPWAVDFATDEPVVTEITGDVEHVELCGRDGWADVLLLAPTTANTAGKVAAAIDDTPVTTCATTALGADMPVVLAPAMHEPMYDHPGVLDALDRLESWGVSLVDPRIEEGKAKIAAESAIVTAVARATTTQTLAGTHVVVTAGATKERIDPIRILTNRASGKTGRAVARALSVRGARVTLVQDGPDVPYADVVRVETADEMMRACRQTAATADALISAAAISDFTADAVDEKIRSGSPLSVDLEPTPKLIDSVREAYPDLPIVGFKAETSGDDAAMIAEAERIRDRVGLAFVVANDASVMGDDETRVLLVAEGGADPEEVTGSKDAVAGRIADRLAAHLDRRD; this is translated from the coding sequence ATGCTCGCGGGCGTCAACGTCGCGCTCGGCGTCTCGGGGAGCATCGCGGCCGTGAAAGTCGTCGAACTCGCACACGAACTCCGCCGGCAGGGCGCGAGCGTCCGCGCGGTCATGTCGCCGGCGGCGACGAACATCGTCCATCCGTGGGCGGTCGACTTCGCGACGGACGAACCCGTCGTCACCGAGATCACAGGCGACGTGGAACACGTCGAACTCTGCGGTCGCGACGGCTGGGCCGACGTGCTGCTTCTCGCGCCGACGACCGCGAACACCGCGGGGAAGGTCGCGGCCGCGATCGACGACACGCCCGTGACCACCTGTGCGACGACCGCTCTCGGCGCGGACATGCCAGTCGTGTTGGCCCCGGCGATGCACGAGCCGATGTACGACCATCCCGGCGTGCTCGACGCGCTCGACCGGCTGGAGTCGTGGGGAGTCTCTCTCGTCGACCCGCGGATAGAGGAGGGGAAAGCGAAGATCGCCGCCGAGTCGGCGATCGTCACCGCGGTCGCTCGCGCGACGACGACGCAGACGCTCGCCGGCACGCACGTCGTCGTCACCGCGGGCGCGACCAAAGAGCGCATCGACCCGATCCGGATCCTGACGAACCGGGCCTCGGGGAAGACCGGTCGCGCGGTCGCTCGCGCGCTGTCCGTCCGCGGCGCTCGCGTGACGCTGGTTCAGGACGGCCCGGACGTGCCGTACGCAGACGTGGTCCGCGTCGAGACCGCAGACGAGATGATGCGAGCGTGCCGACAGACCGCGGCGACCGCGGACGCCCTTATCTCCGCGGCCGCCATCTCCGATTTCACCGCCGACGCGGTCGACGAGAAGATCCGATCTGGGTCGCCGCTGTCGGTCGATTTAGAGCCGACGCCGAAGCTGATCGACTCGGTTCGAGAGGCGTACCCGGACCTCCCAATCGTCGGGTTCAAAGCCGAGACGTCCGGCGACGACGCGGCGATGATAGCGGAGGCGGAGCGGATCCGCGACCGCGTCGGACTGGCGTTCGTCGTCGCCAATGACGCGAGCGTGATGGGCGACGACGAGACGCGTGTCCTTCTCGTCGCCGAGGGCGGAGCGGACCCGGAGGAAGTCACGGGATCGAAAGACGCTGTCGCGGGGCGGATCGCGGACCGACTCGCAGCACATCTCGATCGGCGGGACTGA
- a CDS encoding monovalent cation/H+ antiporter subunit E, whose protein sequence is MTDASDESDAAAPDAAAGDPAGTGSGPSREGGRRRTVVVPVERTPTLRATVAHVIECAAAGEFSAVHFVEIASWRDGDPESEERTAEAERILERVLAWAEADLADSDAAETDVTIAVDIIGAEDYLFGPDDYVRVLAEYAEENGGDTVMLDPEYTPVGNTTLLQPLEFALSNTELAVETAPVTRPTRRERLRSEATGVRFAAMFGLSLAFYFVLGDPLYWFDWVTGVASAAIVSITLSRISFDADPALPRTPLRLVRGAIYVPVLLYEIVMANLVVARVILDPRLPIEPTMNRMRVIVGSGLPLMTLANSITLTPGTLTVRARDSDLYVHSLIPWAREGLFDGSLERWTRFVYYGRSSARLPTPREREDCAILQGPDATESLPIAATDGGETASDTSATTVDESVATEDELTPTVDDPTSTGDDPTSETDGAEVSDR, encoded by the coding sequence GTGACTGACGCCAGTGACGAGTCGGACGCGGCCGCTCCCGACGCAGCGGCGGGGGATCCCGCTGGGACCGGGTCCGGCCCGTCACGCGAGGGCGGTCGACGGAGGACGGTCGTCGTGCCCGTCGAACGGACTCCGACCCTTCGCGCGACGGTCGCACACGTGATCGAGTGCGCCGCAGCCGGTGAGTTCTCCGCGGTGCACTTCGTCGAGATCGCCTCGTGGCGCGACGGCGACCCGGAGAGCGAGGAGCGGACGGCCGAGGCCGAACGGATCCTCGAACGCGTGTTGGCGTGGGCGGAGGCCGACCTCGCGGACTCGGACGCCGCCGAGACGGACGTCACCATCGCGGTCGATATCATCGGCGCCGAAGACTACCTCTTCGGACCGGACGACTACGTTCGCGTGTTAGCCGAGTACGCCGAGGAGAACGGCGGCGACACCGTCATGTTAGACCCCGAATACACGCCCGTCGGCAACACGACGCTGCTCCAGCCGCTCGAGTTCGCGCTGTCGAACACGGAGCTGGCAGTCGAGACCGCTCCGGTGACCCGGCCGACGCGACGCGAGCGGCTCAGAAGCGAGGCGACGGGCGTTCGATTCGCCGCGATGTTCGGACTCTCGCTGGCGTTTTATTTCGTGCTCGGTGACCCACTGTACTGGTTCGACTGGGTGACGGGCGTCGCGAGCGCGGCGATCGTCTCGATCACCCTGTCGCGGATCAGCTTCGACGCGGACCCCGCGCTGCCGCGAACGCCGCTGCGGCTGGTCCGCGGCGCGATCTACGTTCCCGTCCTTCTGTACGAGATCGTCATGGCGAACCTCGTCGTCGCGCGGGTGATACTGGATCCCCGACTCCCGATCGAGCCGACGATGAACCGGATGCGCGTGATAGTCGGGAGCGGGCTCCCGCTGATGACGCTCGCGAACTCGATCACGCTGACGCCGGGGACCCTTACCGTCCGCGCTCGCGACAGCGACCTGTACGTCCACTCGCTCATCCCGTGGGCACGGGAGGGCCTCTTCGACGGCTCGCTGGAGCGCTGGACCCGGTTTGTCTACTACGGCCGGTCGTCCGCCCGCCTCCCGACGCCCCGAGAGCGCGAGGACTGCGCAATCTTGCAGGGTCCGGACGCGACCGAGTCCCTCCCGATCGCCGCGACCGACGGCGGCGAGACGGCGAGTGACACGTCGGCGACGACGGTCGACGAGTCGGTGGCGACGGAAGACGAACTCACACCGACCGTCGACGACCCGACATCGACGGGAGACGACCCGACGTCTGAGACGGACGGCGCGGAGGTGTCCGACCGATGA
- a CDS encoding cation:proton antiporter: protein MTLVDATIVAGYTVGDVLLYAAAGFAVLAIGMLYRAVKGPTMQDRVLAVNVLGTNTVVILGLLAAALDEPTFLDVALVYALLNFLMAIAISKFTVERGGVL, encoded by the coding sequence ATGACGCTCGTCGACGCGACGATCGTCGCCGGTTACACCGTCGGCGACGTGCTCTTGTACGCGGCGGCCGGCTTCGCCGTACTCGCGATCGGGATGCTCTACCGGGCAGTCAAGGGACCGACGATGCAGGACCGCGTGCTGGCGGTGAACGTCCTCGGGACGAACACGGTCGTGATCCTCGGCCTGTTGGCCGCGGCGCTGGACGAGCCAACGTTCCTCGACGTCGCCTTGGTGTACGCGCTGTTGAACTTCCTGATGGCGATCGCCATCTCGAAGTTCACGGTCGAGCGGGGTGGTGTCCTGTGA
- the mnhG gene encoding monovalent cation/H(+) antiporter subunit G codes for MDAIETVRVGLIVVFLLIGLFFTFVSMTGVLRLPDVYSRAHTASQADTLGAGFGLAAVALTVGWEGAGFKSVLLLFFIFVTNPTAAHGIARAAFEEGIVPWTEGDERR; via the coding sequence ATCGACGCGATAGAGACCGTCCGCGTGGGGCTGATCGTCGTCTTCCTCCTGATCGGGCTGTTTTTCACCTTCGTCTCGATGACGGGCGTGCTCCGCCTGCCGGACGTGTACTCGCGGGCGCACACCGCCTCGCAGGCCGACACCCTCGGCGCGGGGTTCGGGCTCGCGGCCGTCGCGCTCACGGTCGGCTGGGAGGGCGCGGGGTTCAAGAGCGTGCTCCTGTTGTTCTTCATCTTTGTGACGAACCCGACGGCGGCCCACGGGATCGCCCGAGCCGCCTTCGAGGAGGGGATCGTGCCGTGGACCGAGGGGGACGAGCGCCGATGA
- a CDS encoding DUF4040 domain-containing protein yields MTGALSSVAPVVAQVTAIEASLLAFVVLTALATAFARDVLAAVIIFGAYSLGMAALYVFYRAPDVALTEAAISAGVTTVLLLLTLAKTTRIDHEAAFESMNYPAAGAAAFLFAGLLLTMDAIPAIGSPDAPVWSNPDVTQWYLAETYAQVHVENTVMGVLAAFRGFDTFGEAIVVFAGGIAALIVLRREVFA; encoded by the coding sequence ATGACGGGCGCACTCAGCAGTGTGGCTCCCGTCGTCGCGCAGGTCACGGCCATCGAGGCGAGCCTTCTCGCGTTCGTCGTTCTCACGGCGCTGGCGACCGCGTTCGCGCGCGACGTGCTCGCCGCCGTCATCATCTTCGGCGCGTACAGCCTCGGTATGGCGGCGCTATACGTGTTCTATCGCGCCCCGGACGTGGCGCTGACGGAGGCCGCGATCTCCGCCGGCGTGACGACCGTGCTGTTGTTGCTGACGCTCGCGAAGACGACGCGGATCGACCACGAGGCGGCCTTCGAGTCGATGAACTACCCCGCAGCCGGCGCGGCCGCGTTCCTGTTCGCCGGGCTGTTGCTCACGATGGACGCGATTCCGGCGATCGGCTCGCCGGACGCGCCCGTGTGGTCGAACCCGGACGTGACCCAGTGGTACCTCGCAGAGACGTACGCGCAGGTCCACGTCGAGAACACGGTGATGGGCGTGCTGGCGGCGTTCCGTGGGTTCGACACCTTCGGCGAGGCGATCGTCGTCTTCGCCGGCGGGATCGCTGCACTGATCGTCCTCCGCCGAGAGGTGTTCGCATGA
- a CDS encoding MnhB domain-containing protein produces the protein MSDVDCGDDADGGDAGRTDGTDADRHDDTDTRDDDLPPHRAVDRSGRLDSDQRQGTPYTESQVIMPTVKVVAPFAFTYGLFVTFHGGGSPGGGFQGGAIMAAVVFMIAFAFGIESTRAWLANTVVVALAVGGALAFAGIGLVPVALGGAFLQYDLLPIPTKYGLEAVEIVGIAPLVAGVLMGLFFLLANGFALGGDGFEPDDPAESDAPDSGSGDGDAGGDSASPAAVADGGREHGGDA, from the coding sequence ATGAGCGACGTCGACTGTGGCGACGACGCCGACGGAGGCGACGCGGGCCGGACCGACGGGACCGACGCGGATCGGCACGATGATACAGACACCCGCGACGACGATCTCCCGCCGCACCGCGCCGTCGACCGGTCCGGCCGGCTCGACTCGGACCAGCGACAGGGAACGCCGTACACGGAGAGTCAGGTCATCATGCCGACGGTGAAGGTCGTCGCCCCGTTCGCGTTCACCTACGGGCTGTTCGTCACCTTCCACGGCGGCGGCTCGCCGGGCGGCGGGTTCCAGGGCGGGGCGATCATGGCCGCGGTCGTGTTCATGATCGCCTTCGCGTTCGGCATCGAATCGACCCGGGCGTGGCTCGCGAACACCGTCGTCGTCGCGCTCGCGGTCGGCGGCGCGCTCGCGTTCGCCGGCATCGGCCTCGTTCCCGTCGCGCTCGGCGGCGCGTTCCTCCAGTACGACCTGCTTCCGATCCCGACCAAGTACGGGTTAGAGGCCGTCGAGATAGTTGGGATCGCTCCGCTCGTCGCCGGCGTGTTGATGGGGCTGTTCTTCCTGCTCGCCAACGGCTTCGCTCTCGGAGGCGACGGGTTCGAGCCGGACGACCCCGCCGAATCGGACGCCCCGGATAGCGGGTCCGGCGACGGCGACGCTGGCGGAGACTCCGCGTCGCCGGCGGCGGTCGCAGACGGCGGACGCGAACACGGAGGTGACGCATGA
- a CDS encoding cation:proton antiporter subunit C — MTTVGLASVAPAAAAATGPVEILTTRHAYVAFALLLCIGLYMMIANPNLVKKIVGLNLFQTAIFLLFITSGYVDGGAIPIVPSGGAETGTYVSPLPHVLVLTAIVVGVSLTAVGLALCIRIYDEYGTLRTDVLRELLRDEGSIPERADLGEGRSDVPNGLGGESDD, encoded by the coding sequence ATGACGACCGTCGGACTCGCTTCGGTCGCCCCCGCCGCCGCGGCGGCGACCGGACCGGTCGAGATACTGACGACCAGACACGCGTACGTCGCGTTCGCGCTACTCCTGTGTATCGGACTCTACATGATGATAGCGAACCCAAATCTCGTGAAGAAGATCGTCGGACTGAACCTGTTCCAGACCGCCATCTTCCTGCTTTTCATCACCTCGGGGTACGTCGACGGCGGCGCGATTCCCATTGTCCCGTCCGGAGGCGCGGAGACGGGCACGTACGTCAGTCCGCTCCCGCATGTGCTCGTGTTGACCGCCATCGTCGTCGGCGTGAGCCTCACCGCGGTCGGGCTCGCGCTCTGTATTCGGATCTACGACGAGTACGGAACGCTCCGTACCGACGTCCTCCGCGAACTGCTCCGCGACGAGGGGTCCATCCCCGAGAGAGCGGACCTCGGAGAGGGGCGGTCGGACGTACCGAACGGACTCGGAGGTGAGTCGGATGACTGA
- a CDS encoding proton-conducting transporter membrane subunit, whose amino-acid sequence MTDVLLPVAIAVPLVAATLPIALGLRYDDAGWPVAAAATTALAGIAAAIVAGVARGDRLSHALGGYSPPIGIELVADPLSAAVLALVAAVSLATLAFVRVVGPRGNSFYSGYLLLVGGLTGMTLTGDLFNLFVFLEIVGISTYALIAADRSGASAYASLKYLVVGTVGASLYLLGVGYAFLATGTLNMLDMQAQLAQVGYGDPLVRASYALIVAGLGLKIAVFPIHAWQPDAYQRAPDAVTTIVAALVSTASAYALLRVSYTVFTVEFLAASDAITATMLVVSGASILAGSVLAAMQSDLKRMFAYSSVAQFGMIVAAIALANETALLGAAVHLVGHGLLKFGLFLGVGLLAYGYGARRLEELASVARAAPFTAGSIAVLALALVGIPPSVGFLGKWYISVGAVESSLAGGGAAGIGIAAVIFVSTLFTLSYVARLLERFYFAGVGLPGDHGEPVVADGGTSGDETAASGDDDAHDRAGPRRVSPVDGAPTVPGVPDRVPPASLAALVVAALVAVALGFAGFGLAEWFDPFLTEVFA is encoded by the coding sequence ATGACTGACGTGCTCCTTCCCGTCGCCATCGCGGTGCCGCTCGTGGCGGCGACCCTGCCTATCGCTCTCGGGCTCCGGTACGACGACGCCGGCTGGCCGGTCGCTGCGGCCGCGACGACGGCACTCGCGGGAATCGCCGCCGCGATCGTCGCGGGCGTCGCTCGGGGCGACCGGCTGTCACACGCGCTCGGGGGCTACTCGCCACCGATCGGCATCGAACTGGTCGCCGACCCGCTGTCGGCCGCGGTGCTCGCGCTGGTCGCCGCCGTCTCGCTCGCGACGCTCGCGTTCGTGCGGGTCGTCGGCCCCCGCGGGAACTCATTTTACAGCGGGTATCTGCTTCTCGTCGGCGGGCTGACGGGGATGACGCTCACGGGCGACCTGTTCAACCTGTTCGTCTTCCTTGAGATCGTCGGGATCTCGACGTACGCGCTCATCGCGGCCGACCGCTCGGGCGCGAGCGCGTACGCCTCGCTCAAGTACCTCGTCGTCGGGACCGTCGGTGCCTCGTTGTACTTACTCGGCGTCGGCTACGCGTTCCTCGCGACGGGGACGCTGAACATGCTCGACATGCAGGCGCAGCTCGCACAGGTCGGGTACGGCGATCCGCTCGTCCGCGCGAGCTACGCGCTCATCGTCGCCGGCCTCGGGCTGAAGATCGCGGTGTTCCCGATCCACGCGTGGCAGCCGGACGCCTACCAGCGCGCGCCGGACGCGGTCACGACGATCGTGGCGGCGCTCGTCTCGACGGCGAGCGCGTACGCGCTGCTCCGCGTGAGCTACACCGTCTTCACCGTCGAGTTCCTCGCGGCGAGCGACGCGATCACGGCGACGATGCTTGTCGTGTCAGGCGCGTCGATCCTCGCCGGGTCGGTGCTGGCGGCGATGCAGTCCGACCTCAAGCGGATGTTCGCGTACTCGTCGGTGGCGCAGTTCGGCATGATCGTGGCCGCGATCGCGCTCGCCAACGAGACCGCGCTGCTCGGCGCGGCCGTCCACCTCGTCGGGCACGGCCTGCTCAAGTTCGGGCTGTTCCTCGGCGTCGGCCTGCTCGCGTACGGCTACGGGGCTCGCCGACTGGAGGAGCTGGCGAGCGTCGCTCGGGCGGCACCCTTTACCGCCGGGTCGATCGCGGTTCTCGCGCTCGCGCTCGTCGGGATCCCGCCGTCGGTGGGGTTCCTCGGCAAGTGGTACATCAGCGTCGGCGCGGTCGAGTCGAGTCTCGCCGGCGGCGGCGCGGCCGGAATTGGCATCGCGGCCGTGATTTTCGTCAGCACGCTGTTCACGCTGTCGTACGTCGCACGGCTGTTAGAGCGGTTCTACTTCGCCGGTGTCGGGCTGCCCGGCGACCACGGCGAACCGGTCGTCGCCGACGGCGGGACCAGCGGTGACGAGACCGCAGCTAGCGGTGACGACGACGCACACGACCGCGCGGGGCCGCGGCGAGTCTCGCCGGTCGACGGCGCGCCGACGGTGCCGGGCGTGCCCGATCGAGTGCCACCCGCGTCGCTCGCGGCGCTCGTCGTCGCGGCGCTCGTGGCGGTCGCGCTCGGCTTCGCCGGGTTCGGCCTCGCGGAGTGGTTCGACCCGTTCCTCACGGAGGTGTTCGCATGA
- a CDS encoding cation:proton antiporter, with translation MTDVPIGDLRPLLAVLVSFVAAFFIVASYRSPNVREGWTIAAALAKFGIVASMLPAVLDGAVFEWSLGAFLPGGIEFVLRADALGMLFAFLASGLWIITSFYSIGYMRGNDETNQTRYFAAFAVSLSATMGIAFAGNLVTIFVFYELLSIATYPLVAHDETAEARSAGRKYLAYTMFGGGVFVLAGTALVYLIAGNVTFTAGGIEELATADPGLAMLAFFLLAIGFGVKAGIMPLHQWLPEAMVAPTPVSGLLHAVAVVKSGAFGVSRVVLDVFGPELVFDLSLPLGFSAGLVLSTIGAITLTAASFIALRKDHLKQRLAYSTVSQLSYIILGLGLFGWYGLVGALLHIPAHAFMKLTLFFCAGNIHVSTHTDYISEMAGIGKRMPLTMGAFTVASLGMAGIPLLAGFVSKYYMLIGGIRMGMELTPIAYYLVGALLLSGVLNIAYFWPVIYTAFFEAEDAHDAKPLVDFRMGGESRSTLPATDGGRAADDAATDGGTPEDEDADDPDGGDDAGDGAGADEVDEVVERAGSDDEASEGDHDAGVPDDSDIPDAEMDDLPTDEEGVVRPDFDTSERDFSEPAERVDTGDYAVDSRPSDVDVPFGVGRSGDAESAEGSVDESDDGHDDYETDHGHDDHESGHDDHESGHDDHESGHDDHESGHDDHETDHGHHGGPPPGGWERIDGVAALLGRESTWFMLGPILTAMCLAVLLGVIPYEMGFLDLIELIVDTRLPEEVMRP, from the coding sequence ATGACTGACGTCCCAATTGGGGATCTACGACCCCTACTGGCTGTCCTCGTCTCGTTCGTCGCGGCGTTCTTCATCGTCGCGTCGTACCGCTCGCCGAACGTCCGCGAGGGGTGGACGATCGCGGCCGCGCTCGCGAAGTTCGGCATCGTCGCCTCGATGCTGCCGGCCGTCCTCGACGGCGCGGTCTTCGAGTGGTCGCTCGGGGCCTTCTTACCCGGTGGAATCGAGTTCGTCTTACGCGCCGACGCGCTCGGAATGTTGTTCGCGTTCCTCGCCAGCGGGCTGTGGATCATCACCTCGTTTTACAGCATCGGCTACATGCGCGGCAACGACGAGACGAACCAGACGCGATACTTCGCCGCGTTCGCCGTGTCGCTGTCGGCGACGATGGGGATCGCGTTTGCGGGCAACCTCGTGACGATCTTCGTGTTCTACGAGCTGTTGTCTATCGCGACGTACCCGCTCGTCGCGCACGACGAGACCGCCGAGGCCCGCTCGGCTGGCCGGAAGTACCTCGCGTACACGATGTTCGGCGGCGGCGTGTTCGTGCTCGCCGGCACCGCTCTGGTCTACCTGATCGCCGGTAACGTCACCTTCACCGCCGGCGGCATCGAGGAGCTCGCGACAGCCGACCCCGGGTTGGCGATGCTCGCCTTCTTCCTCCTCGCCATCGGATTCGGCGTGAAGGCCGGCATCATGCCGCTCCACCAGTGGCTGCCCGAGGCGATGGTCGCGCCGACGCCAGTCTCCGGACTTCTCCACGCGGTCGCGGTCGTCAAGTCCGGGGCGTTCGGCGTCTCGCGCGTCGTCCTCGACGTGTTCGGCCCCGAGCTCGTCTTCGACCTCTCTCTCCCGCTCGGCTTCTCCGCGGGGCTCGTGCTCTCGACCATCGGTGCGATCACGCTGACCGCGGCCAGTTTCATCGCCCTGCGCAAGGACCACCTCAAACAGCGGCTCGCGTACTCGACGGTGAGTCAGCTGAGCTACATCATCCTCGGGCTCGGCCTGTTCGGGTGGTACGGGCTCGTCGGCGCGCTGCTGCACATCCCGGCGCACGCGTTCATGAAGCTCACCCTGTTCTTCTGTGCGGGAAACATCCACGTGTCGACGCACACGGACTACATCTCGGAGATGGCGGGGATAGGCAAGCGGATGCCTCTGACGATGGGGGCGTTTACCGTCGCCTCGCTCGGGATGGCGGGGATCCCGCTTCTCGCCGGGTTCGTCAGCAAGTACTACATGTTGATCGGGGGAATCCGGATGGGGATGGAGCTGACGCCGATCGCCTACTACCTCGTCGGGGCGCTTCTGCTCTCCGGCGTGTTGAACATCGCCTACTTCTGGCCGGTGATCTACACCGCCTTCTTCGAGGCCGAGGACGCCCACGATGCGAAGCCGCTGGTCGACTTCCGGATGGGCGGAGAGTCGCGGTCGACGCTTCCGGCCACCGATGGTGGTCGCGCAGCGGACGACGCGGCCACCGATGGCGGCACCCCGGAAGACGAGGACGCGGACGACCCCGACGGCGGTGACGACGCCGGCGACGGTGCCGGCGCTGACGAGGTTGACGAGGTCGTCGAGCGCGCGGGAAGCGACGACGAGGCGTCAGAAGGCGACCACGACGCCGGCGTTCCCGACGACTCCGACATCCCCGACGCAGAGATGGACGACCTCCCGACAGATGAGGAGGGCGTCGTCCGGCCGGACTTCGACACGAGTGAACGCGACTTCTCCGAACCCGCCGAGCGCGTCGACACGGGCGATTACGCGGTCGACTCACGCCCCTCGGACGTCGACGTGCCGTTCGGCGTGGGACGGAGTGGAGACGCCGAGTCGGCCGAGGGCTCCGTCGACGAGTCCGACGACGGTCACGACGACTACGAAACTGACCACGGCCACGACGACCACGAAAGCGGCCACGACGACCACGAAAGCGGTCACGACGACCACGAAAGCGGTCACGACGACCACGAAAGCGGCCACGACGACCACGAAACAGACCACGGCCACCACGGCGGGCCGCCGCCGGGCGGTTGGGAGCGCATCGACGGCGTCGCGGCCCTCCTCGGCCGCGAGTCGACGTGGTTCATGCTCGGACCCATACTCACGGCGATGTGTCTCGCGGTCCTGCTCGGCGTGATCCCCTACGAGATGGGCTTTCTGGATCTGATCGAACTCATCGTTGACACGCGGCTTCCCGAGGAGGTGATGCGGCCATGA